A window of Pedobacter lusitanus contains these coding sequences:
- a CDS encoding M16 family metallopeptidase, whose amino-acid sequence MYKNIIPVIGLTVLTAISNPVSAQHKIIKQKPTATVNTGKPIPNDPAVKIGKLPNGLTYYIRKNIEPKNRAELYLANRIGSLMENDDQQGLAHFTEHMAFNGTKDFPKNEIINYLQKAGVRFGADLNAYTSFDQTVYQLPIPTDSIELFRTGFKILANWAGKISMDGEEIDKERGVIIEEDRQSGKNSGERIRKQLLPVILKDSRYENRIPIGKIDLLKTFTHDKIRNFYADWYRPDLQAVIAVGDFDVNEVEKLIIANFSDLKNPVKEKERIKYDLPDNTTPLVKIVTDAEQQYNTASITWKQRGNILKTTADQRKNIVYSMINSMLSARFQEILEKGNAPFLFAQSSFGGYQGGLVPGINAFQTTVGAKSGKDLEHALTAAIAESERAVRFGFLQSELDVVKKNIEAGNEISLKEKDKTSSAAFVGEYLSHFLTGSAIGSIEFNYADTKQNLKTITLKEVNALAKTLITKNNPIIIVQAPEKEKANLPTATQLLAVFTNAGKGLKPYIDNTINKPLLAQIPTAGKVTGEKKFEDIGVTEWTLSNGIKVLLKPTDFKNDQIIFSSFSRGGTSLANPADYQSADNAGIISQSGLGDLNPSQLNKLLAGNTGSASAYLDELYQGFGGSSSPKDLENALQMVVASALHPRKDTEIFNKWISDAKVSLENKNADPESVFADTIQAVLSSYNKRSMPYTLSDLDKISLDKAFDFYKGRFADLGEQTFVFVGNFDLNTIKPLIETYIASLPTLNKKTDFIDLGARTPNGNISKTVRKGLEDKASVQLYIHGDYDYTAANNVQLDALNTALEIKILERLREKESGVYSPGVSLSVSKYPVSHYYFVISFSCAPANVEKLIAAALDEVKNIRVNGATAQDITKFKSEIQRQQELNLRNNGYWLGYLTTRLKYGDNLNQLLTEKQRLEEVTIESSKTNAQKYLKQDNYIRLTLLPQ is encoded by the coding sequence ATGTATAAAAATATAATCCCGGTAATCGGATTAACTGTGCTTACTGCAATTAGCAACCCGGTATCTGCACAGCATAAAATAATTAAACAAAAACCAACTGCCACTGTCAACACCGGAAAACCAATTCCGAATGACCCTGCGGTCAAAATCGGTAAACTGCCAAACGGTCTGACCTATTATATCAGGAAGAACATCGAACCCAAAAACAGAGCAGAGCTCTATCTGGCCAATCGCATAGGGTCATTAATGGAAAACGACGATCAGCAGGGGCTTGCGCATTTCACCGAGCATATGGCTTTCAATGGCACAAAAGATTTTCCAAAAAACGAAATCATCAATTATCTGCAGAAAGCAGGAGTACGTTTTGGCGCCGACTTAAATGCCTATACCTCATTTGATCAGACAGTTTATCAATTACCAATTCCAACAGACAGCATAGAACTTTTCAGAACAGGCTTTAAAATACTTGCCAACTGGGCGGGAAAAATCAGCATGGATGGTGAGGAAATAGACAAAGAAAGAGGTGTAATCATTGAAGAAGATCGCCAGAGTGGTAAAAATTCAGGAGAAAGAATAAGAAAACAATTGCTTCCTGTGATTCTTAAAGATTCCCGTTATGAAAATCGCATTCCGATTGGAAAAATTGACTTATTAAAAACGTTTACACATGATAAGATCAGAAATTTTTATGCAGACTGGTACAGACCAGATTTACAAGCAGTAATTGCTGTTGGCGATTTTGATGTTAATGAAGTTGAAAAGTTGATTATTGCTAACTTCTCTGACCTGAAAAATCCGGTAAAAGAAAAGGAAAGGATAAAATACGATCTTCCCGACAATACAACACCGCTTGTTAAGATAGTTACTGACGCAGAACAACAATACAATACTGCATCAATCACCTGGAAACAGCGTGGGAACATCTTAAAAACCACAGCAGACCAAAGAAAAAACATTGTATATAGCATGATTAATTCTATGCTATCTGCTCGTTTTCAGGAAATCCTTGAAAAAGGGAATGCTCCATTTCTATTTGCTCAAAGTTCATTTGGCGGTTACCAGGGGGGATTAGTTCCCGGCATCAATGCTTTTCAAACAACAGTTGGGGCCAAATCCGGCAAAGACCTTGAGCATGCTCTAACTGCCGCAATAGCGGAGAGTGAAAGAGCTGTCAGGTTTGGATTTCTCCAATCAGAACTTGATGTAGTCAAAAAAAATATTGAAGCCGGAAATGAAATTTCACTCAAGGAGAAGGACAAAACCTCTTCTGCTGCCTTTGTTGGTGAATATCTTAGTCATTTCCTGACAGGATCGGCTATAGGATCAATTGAGTTCAACTATGCCGATACCAAACAGAATTTAAAAACGATCACGTTGAAAGAAGTTAATGCACTGGCAAAAACACTGATTACCAAAAATAATCCGATAATTATTGTACAGGCTCCGGAGAAAGAAAAAGCCAATCTGCCAACTGCAACACAATTACTGGCTGTTTTTACCAATGCGGGAAAAGGTCTTAAACCATATATTGACAATACCATAAACAAACCTCTTTTAGCGCAAATACCAACTGCTGGTAAAGTAACCGGAGAAAAGAAATTTGAAGATATTGGGGTTACAGAATGGACATTAAGCAATGGGATCAAGGTATTGCTCAAACCGACTGATTTCAAAAATGATCAGATTATATTCAGTTCTTTTTCCAGAGGTGGAACTTCTCTGGCAAACCCTGCTGACTACCAGTCGGCTGATAATGCCGGAATCATATCCCAAAGCGGTCTCGGGGATCTAAACCCATCTCAGCTAAATAAATTATTAGCAGGGAATACTGGCAGCGCAAGTGCTTATCTGGATGAATTATATCAGGGTTTTGGAGGAAGTTCTTCGCCTAAAGATTTAGAGAATGCACTACAAATGGTGGTCGCTTCAGCTCTCCACCCCCGTAAAGACACAGAAATTTTCAACAAATGGATTAGCGATGCCAAAGTAAGTCTGGAGAATAAAAATGCTGATCCCGAAAGTGTATTTGCAGATACCATACAGGCAGTACTTTCTTCCTACAACAAAAGAAGTATGCCCTATACGCTGTCCGACCTGGATAAAATCTCACTGGACAAAGCATTCGACTTCTACAAAGGGCGTTTTGCTGACCTTGGAGAGCAAACTTTTGTCTTTGTGGGTAACTTTGACCTGAATACAATTAAGCCTCTTATAGAGACTTATATTGCAAGCCTGCCTACATTGAATAAAAAAACAGATTTCATAGATCTGGGTGCACGAACACCTAATGGGAATATTAGCAAAACTGTCCGCAAAGGATTAGAAGACAAAGCAAGTGTCCAGTTATATATCCATGGCGACTATGATTATACAGCAGCAAATAATGTGCAGCTGGACGCATTGAACACTGCCCTGGAAATTAAAATACTGGAAAGACTGCGTGAAAAAGAAAGCGGAGTTTATTCTCCCGGGGTTTCACTAAGTGTCAGTAAATATCCGGTGTCCCATTACTATTTTGTCATCTCTTTCAGCTGTGCACCTGCCAATGTAGAAAAGCTGATCGCAGCAGCACTGGATGAAGTAAAAAACATCAGAGTTAATGGAGCAACTGCACAGGATATCACCAAATTCAAATCTGAAATACAGCGTCAGCAGGAATTAAATCTGCGTAATAACGGATACTGGCTGGGCTATCTGACCACCAGATTAAAATATGGCGATAACTTAAATCAGCTACTGACAGAAAAGCAAAGACTGGAGGAAGTAACAATCGAGTCTTCTAAAACTAATGCACAAAAATACTTAAAACAAGATAACTACATCAGGCTCACTCTATTGCCACAGTAA
- a CDS encoding 2Fe-2S iron-sulfur cluster-binding protein yields MEENNITVHVQNPDGTLTSLEAPVDMGLSLMEYLKACEYDILATCGGMALCATCCVDVLEGEEKLKEMTDDEYAMLDTLPDLLPNSRLACQLQLSHDMDGLVVKLHGVE; encoded by the coding sequence ATGGAAGAAAATAATATTACCGTACACGTTCAGAATCCTGATGGTACTTTGACTTCACTTGAAGCCCCGGTAGATATGGGCTTAAGTTTAATGGAATATCTTAAAGCCTGTGAGTATGACATTTTAGCTACCTGCGGAGGTATGGCTTTATGTGCAACCTGCTGCGTAGATGTTTTAGAAGGAGAAGAAAAGCTAAAGGAAATGACAGATGACGAATATGCTATGCTGGACACCCTGCCTGATCTTTTACCTAATTCAAGATTAGCCTGCCAGTTACAGTTAAGTCATGACATGGACGGACTTGTAGTTAAATTACACGGGGTTGAATAA
- a CDS encoding MFS transporter has protein sequence MRRTLYILATGIFGIATTEFSVIGILPQIAERFNITIDKTGLLLSSFAIIIAIFAPFMMLLASSFDRKKLMLLVLAVFTISNILSGFSVSFNMLLLARMLPAFLHPIFWSIALSTAAGSVPKEQSPAAVSIVFGGFTIASVLGVPLATFMTSLFNWQASFILCAIINLISFSAMLILLPELPAIEKQPQGAQRTILRKPVLWINLILACLMIAGMYSTYGYIAVFLEKVTRMNNIEISLMLLIFGFTGIGGNYFAGKFLSKNITKTTFAFIIALSLIHILLYFEGSQFAPMIIVTGLWGFIHTAGFLISNVNVTSAASEAPEFVNSIFTSCGNLAVTLGTAIGGLCIAHFHIRIVIWSSVILLVLSAIVLVIKQYTKFST, from the coding sequence ATGAGACGAACACTTTATATACTCGCGACAGGTATATTTGGCATTGCTACGACAGAATTTAGCGTTATTGGAATCTTGCCACAAATAGCCGAAAGATTTAATATCACCATCGATAAAACCGGCTTGCTTTTAAGCTCATTTGCAATTATCATTGCAATCTTTGCTCCATTTATGATGCTTCTGGCTTCATCATTCGACAGAAAGAAGCTCATGTTACTGGTTTTGGCTGTCTTTACCATTTCAAATATCTTATCAGGCTTTTCTGTAAGCTTCAATATGCTCCTGCTTGCCAGAATGCTGCCTGCATTTTTACATCCTATATTCTGGTCCATTGCATTATCCACAGCAGCAGGCAGCGTACCCAAAGAGCAAAGCCCCGCAGCGGTAAGTATTGTCTTCGGCGGCTTTACCATAGCAAGTGTTCTGGGGGTACCACTAGCCACATTTATGACCAGTCTTTTCAATTGGCAGGCATCATTTATATTATGTGCAATTATTAACCTGATTTCTTTTTCAGCTATGCTGATCCTTCTTCCTGAATTGCCGGCAATAGAAAAACAACCACAAGGCGCACAGAGGACAATACTAAGAAAACCTGTTTTATGGATAAATCTTATTCTGGCCTGCCTGATGATTGCCGGCATGTATTCTACCTATGGATACATAGCAGTATTTTTAGAAAAGGTCACCAGGATGAATAATATAGAGATTAGCCTGATGCTGCTCATTTTTGGCTTCACGGGTATAGGAGGTAACTATTTTGCAGGCAAATTCCTGAGTAAAAATATCACTAAAACAACTTTCGCCTTTATAATTGCTTTATCTCTTATTCATATTTTACTCTATTTTGAAGGCAGCCAATTTGCTCCAATGATAATTGTAACGGGACTATGGGGATTCATCCATACAGCGGGCTTTTTAATTAGCAATGTGAACGTAACCTCGGCAGCATCGGAGGCACCGGAATTTGTGAATAGCATATTTACCTCCTGCGGGAATCTGGCTGTGACTTTAGGCACAGCGATCGGAGGATTATGTATCGCTCACTTCCACATCCGCATTGTGATATGGTCAAGCGTCATCTTATTGGTATTATCTGCAATCGTATTAGTGATTAAACAATATACGAAATTCTCGACCTGA
- a CDS encoding S41 family peptidase, translating into MKRNKFALLFALIAFASLTWSFKEDLFLVSKNLDIFASLYKEININYVDETSPSDLMKTGIDAMLESLDPYTTYVPESEVEEYKLKYVSTQFGGIGASTVFIEGKLFVNEVSSGYPAFKLGIQPGDQIVKINGVEVKGKDRTEVSRLLRGPRGTAVDLLIVREGTVIQKQLVRDEIRQPNVSYSGMVGDIAYIRLDKFLENSAQEVQDAAVELNKQHPKGLILDLRYNGGGILQEAVKIVNLFVNKDLVVVTQKGRNPEKTVSYKTNNLPLLPDLPLAVIINGSSASASEIVAGALQDLDRGVIIGQRSYGKGLVQQTFNLPYNSLVKVTVAKYFTPSGRCIQAVDYAHKNAEGKNIKIADSLIAKYKTRTGRSVYNGSGVYPDVEVGATKLSPITISLISKSMFFDFANAYKRKHAAISPATDFQLSDEEYAAFASSLDDKDYSYVSATERLLSDLRAEAEKEQKLTAVKKDLEDLKAKMLVAKKTEVLQHKAEIKRILETQIVSRYYFEKGKIMQAFQYDKELEAAKSLLGNSSKMLAILKGEGAYKTIGDPAKIVTGVTDSN; encoded by the coding sequence ATGAAACGAAATAAGTTTGCGCTCCTGTTTGCTCTTATTGCATTTGCGTCTTTAACCTGGTCTTTTAAGGAGGATTTATTCCTTGTATCTAAAAATCTGGACATTTTTGCCTCCCTGTATAAGGAGATTAATATCAATTATGTAGATGAGACCAGTCCTTCAGATTTAATGAAAACCGGCATTGATGCCATGCTGGAATCATTAGATCCTTATACAACTTATGTTCCTGAATCTGAAGTAGAAGAGTATAAACTGAAATATGTAAGTACGCAGTTTGGAGGAATAGGCGCGAGCACTGTTTTTATCGAAGGAAAACTCTTTGTAAATGAAGTAAGTTCCGGTTACCCTGCATTTAAGCTGGGGATACAACCTGGTGATCAGATTGTGAAGATCAATGGAGTTGAAGTAAAAGGGAAAGACCGTACAGAAGTTAGCCGTTTACTTCGTGGCCCCCGTGGTACTGCCGTAGACCTGTTGATTGTCAGAGAGGGAACTGTAATTCAGAAACAACTGGTAAGAGATGAAATCAGGCAGCCTAATGTATCCTATTCGGGTATGGTAGGTGATATTGCCTATATCCGTTTGGATAAGTTTCTTGAAAATTCTGCACAGGAAGTACAGGATGCTGCTGTTGAGCTGAATAAACAGCACCCTAAGGGGCTAATTCTTGATCTTAGATATAACGGTGGTGGGATTTTGCAGGAAGCTGTAAAAATTGTTAATCTCTTTGTAAATAAAGATTTGGTTGTTGTTACTCAAAAGGGGCGTAATCCTGAAAAGACAGTTAGTTATAAAACCAATAATCTTCCATTATTACCTGACCTTCCTTTGGCAGTTATTATTAACGGTTCTTCGGCATCGGCCTCCGAAATTGTTGCAGGAGCATTGCAGGATCTGGATCGGGGCGTTATTATTGGGCAGCGCAGTTATGGTAAAGGGCTGGTGCAGCAGACGTTTAATTTACCATATAACAGTCTTGTTAAAGTTACTGTTGCTAAATACTTCACCCCATCCGGCAGATGTATACAAGCTGTTGATTATGCGCATAAAAATGCAGAAGGAAAGAATATAAAAATAGCGGATTCATTGATCGCCAAATATAAAACCAGGACTGGAAGAAGTGTGTATAACGGGAGCGGAGTTTATCCTGATGTAGAAGTTGGAGCTACAAAACTAAGCCCGATTACGATATCTCTGATTAGTAAAAGTATGTTTTTTGACTTTGCCAACGCTTACAAAAGGAAGCATGCTGCCATCAGTCCGGCGACGGATTTCCAGCTGTCAGATGAGGAATATGCTGCATTTGCAAGTTCACTGGATGATAAAGATTATTCTTATGTTTCTGCTACCGAGCGATTGTTATCTGATCTCAGAGCTGAAGCCGAAAAAGAACAGAAACTGACTGCAGTCAAAAAAGATCTGGAAGATTTAAAAGCCAAGATGCTGGTTGCAAAAAAAACAGAGGTGCTTCAGCATAAAGCTGAGATTAAAAGAATACTGGAAACACAGATTGTAAGCAGATATTATTTTGAGAAGGGTAAAATAATGCAAGCATTCCAGTATGATAAAGAGTTGGAAGCAGCAAAATCACTGCTGGGTAACTCCTCTAAAATGCTTGCAATATTGAAAGGTGAGGGTGCTTATAAAACTATAGGTGATCCTGCTAAAATAGTAACAGGAGTAACAGATAGTAATTAA
- a CDS encoding UDP-2,3-diacylglucosamine diphosphatase yields MKKNIYFASDFHLGSPNHAASRLREDRIVRWLTSIEPTCAELFLMGDIFDFWFEYKTVVPKGYIRLLGKLASMSDAGTKIYFFKGNHDMWVDDYFTKEMGIQIISDELVIHRGGKSFYLHHGDGLGPGDANYRILRKIFRNPVCRWLFSILPPRIGLGIANGWSGHSRMASSSVEEFFLGDENEWLAVYSRDVLKKQHYDYFIYGHRHLPMIVDLGSNSKYYNIGEWFGYNSYAVFDGEELSLKYFEKAGD; encoded by the coding sequence ATGAAAAAGAACATATATTTTGCCTCTGATTTTCATTTAGGGTCACCAAATCACGCGGCAAGTCGTCTTCGCGAAGACCGTATTGTCCGCTGGCTTACCTCTATCGAACCAACTTGTGCTGAGTTATTTTTGATGGGAGATATTTTTGATTTCTGGTTTGAGTATAAAACCGTAGTTCCCAAAGGATATATCCGTTTACTTGGTAAGCTGGCCTCAATGTCCGATGCTGGTACAAAAATCTATTTTTTTAAGGGAAACCACGATATGTGGGTAGATGATTATTTCACCAAAGAAATGGGGATCCAGATTATCAGCGATGAGCTGGTTATCCATAGAGGGGGAAAGAGTTTTTATTTGCATCACGGAGATGGATTGGGGCCCGGGGATGCGAATTACAGGATACTGAGAAAGATTTTTAGAAATCCTGTCTGCAGGTGGTTGTTTTCTATTCTCCCGCCAAGGATTGGCCTGGGCATTGCAAATGGCTGGTCTGGTCATAGCCGTATGGCCAGCAGTTCGGTAGAAGAATTTTTTCTGGGTGATGAAAATGAATGGCTGGCTGTTTATTCCCGGGATGTGCTGAAAAAACAGCATTATGATTACTTTATTTACGGACATCGTCATTTGCCTATGATCGTCGATCTGGGGAGCAATAGTAAGTATTACAATATAGGGGAGTGGTTTGGATATAATTCTTATGCTGTTTTTGACGGAGAGGAGTTGAGTTTGAAGTACTTTGAAAAGGCCGGAGATTAA
- the prfA gene encoding peptide chain release factor 1, with protein sequence MLEKLEAIKIRWEDVEEQLTNPDTMQDMKRFAQLNKEYKDLSKIVNEYHVYKNVMSNIDANKEILVTEKDAEMREMAKEELDLLLKQQEEIEERVRLMLIPVDPEDSKNAVFEIRGGTGGDEAALFAGDLYRMYTRFFEQKRWKVEVVDVTEGTAGGYKEVIMKVSGEDVYGQLKYESGVHRVQRVPDTETQGRVHTSAASVAVLPEVEEIDFYLNPADIDLQTSRSGGAGGQNVNKVETKVQLTHRPTGMVVVCQQERSQLGNREIAMEMLRSKLYDIELQKRNGDIASRRKTMVSTGDRSAKIRTYNYPQGRVTDHRIGLTLYNLNGVMDGGVQELIDALQFAENAEKMKEGSVI encoded by the coding sequence ATGTTAGAGAAATTAGAAGCTATAAAAATTCGCTGGGAAGATGTTGAAGAGCAACTGACCAATCCTGATACTATGCAGGATATGAAACGTTTTGCCCAGTTAAATAAAGAATATAAAGACCTTAGCAAGATTGTAAATGAGTATCATGTTTACAAGAATGTAATGAGTAACATCGATGCAAATAAAGAAATCCTTGTTACTGAGAAGGATGCCGAAATGCGTGAAATGGCTAAAGAAGAACTGGATCTGCTATTAAAACAACAGGAGGAAATTGAAGAAAGAGTTCGTCTGATGTTGATTCCGGTAGATCCTGAGGATTCAAAAAATGCGGTATTTGAGATCAGAGGTGGTACAGGGGGTGATGAAGCAGCTTTGTTTGCTGGTGATTTATATAGAATGTATACCCGTTTCTTTGAGCAGAAGCGCTGGAAAGTAGAGGTTGTGGATGTTACTGAAGGTACAGCCGGCGGCTATAAAGAGGTAATCATGAAAGTTAGCGGTGAAGATGTATACGGACAGTTAAAATATGAGTCTGGTGTACATCGTGTACAGCGTGTACCTGATACAGAAACTCAGGGAAGAGTACATACTTCTGCAGCTTCTGTAGCTGTATTACCAGAGGTAGAGGAAATAGATTTCTATTTAAACCCTGCTGATATTGATCTTCAGACTTCACGTTCTGGTGGTGCTGGTGGACAGAACGTAAATAAGGTAGAGACTAAAGTGCAGTTGACGCACAGACCAACAGGTATGGTTGTAGTTTGTCAGCAGGAGCGTTCACAATTAGGTAACAGAGAGATTGCAATGGAGATGTTGCGTAGTAAGCTGTATGATATCGAATTACAGAAGCGTAATGGAGATATTGCTTCGAGACGTAAAACTATGGTGTCTACAGGGGACCGTTCGGCTAAGATCAGAACTTACAATTATCCGCAGGGAAGGGTAACAGATCACCGTATCGGATTAACCCTTTATAACCTGAATGGTGTAATGGATGGGGGTGTACAGGAACTTATTGATGCCTTGCAGTTCGCTGAAAATGCTGAAAAGATGAAAGAGGGCTCTGTAATCTAA
- a CDS encoding NAD(P)/FAD-dependent oxidoreductase, producing the protein MISTDIAIIGAGPVGLFAIFEAGLLKMRCHLIDYLPQVGGQLSEIYPKKPIYDIPGYPSVLAQELVDNLVEQAKPFHPGYTLGERIEGLEKRGEGDFVLTTNMGTKIEAKVVVIAGGLGCFEPRKPAVAGLEQFENGRGVNYMILDPEQYRGQKMVIAGGGDSALDWTIFLADIVEELTLVHRSESFRGAPDSVNKVMELAESGKINLVLNSNLNSVSGHGKLENVELVHNRSLEKTIIPADHLIPLFGLSPKLGPIEQWNLNIHKSAIEVNTDDYSTNIPGIYAIGDINTYTNKLKLILCGFHEAALMSHSAYQYMNPGIKYTMKYTTVNGVAEF; encoded by the coding sequence ATGATTTCTACAGATATAGCCATCATTGGCGCCGGACCCGTAGGTTTGTTTGCTATTTTCGAAGCAGGTTTGCTTAAAATGCGTTGTCATTTAATTGATTACTTACCTCAGGTTGGAGGTCAGCTTTCTGAAATTTATCCTAAAAAACCGATATATGATATCCCTGGTTATCCGAGCGTACTTGCTCAGGAATTAGTTGATAACCTGGTAGAACAGGCCAAGCCTTTTCACCCTGGTTACACCCTGGGTGAACGTATTGAAGGATTGGAAAAACGCGGAGAAGGCGATTTTGTTCTGACCACTAATATGGGAACTAAAATAGAAGCCAAAGTAGTTGTAATTGCTGGTGGATTAGGTTGTTTTGAACCTCGTAAACCTGCTGTTGCCGGATTGGAACAATTTGAGAACGGACGCGGTGTTAACTATATGATTTTAGATCCTGAGCAATACAGGGGACAAAAAATGGTAATTGCCGGTGGTGGTGACTCAGCATTAGACTGGACTATATTTCTGGCTGACATTGTAGAAGAATTAACACTGGTTCACCGCAGTGAAAGCTTCCGTGGTGCACCGGATTCAGTAAACAAAGTAATGGAACTGGCTGAAAGCGGAAAAATTAATCTGGTACTAAACAGTAATCTGAACTCTGTATCAGGACATGGTAAACTGGAAAATGTGGAACTGGTTCATAACCGCAGTCTTGAAAAAACAATTATTCCTGCTGATCACCTGATTCCTCTTTTTGGTTTAAGTCCGAAATTAGGCCCTATTGAACAATGGAATCTGAATATCCACAAAAGTGCAATTGAAGTAAATACAGATGATTATTCTACGAATATTCCTGGTATTTACGCAATCGGCGATATCAATACTTATACAAATAAATTAAAGTTAATCCTTTGTGGATTCCATGAAGCTGCATTAATGAGTCACAGTGCTTACCAGTACATGAACCCTGGTATTAAATACACTATGAAATATACTACAGTTAACGGAGTAGCAGAATTTTAA
- the nagB gene encoding glucosamine-6-phosphate deaminase, whose amino-acid sequence MARLNLLEETRFEKLPVSVFDNPKTASLNVAQRIANLIREKQEKKQKAVLGLATGATPIAVYAELVRLHKEENLSFNNVITFNLDEYYPMQPDAAQSYVTFMKEHLFDHIDIPKENINIPDGTLSLEAIPAFCLDYERKIGEHGGLDIQILGIGRTGHIGFNEPGSAPNSGTRLVTLDDLTRRDAARDFGGKSFVPAKAITMGIGTIFKAREIILMAWNQKKASIIKKAVEGEISSEVPATYLQLSDHVEFILDKDAASLLTRFDTPWLVKDCVWEDKLIRKAVIWLANTLKKPILKLTEDDYNNHGMAQLAIERGPVYNINIHIFNKLQHTITGWPGGKPNADDSQRPERAEPAKKRVVIFSPHPDDDVISMGGTFIRLVDQEHDVHVAYQTSGNTAVWDDDALRFVEFSIDFAEKMGLDQKELENIYQNMRSFIAKKLPNQVDTPEIQSVKGLIRKGEAIAGARYCGLEDDHIHFMALPFYETGKNKKNPVTDLDIELTIELLQKVKPEQIFAAGDFEDPHGTHIVCFHIILEAMNRLRKTEEWAKDCWLWLYRGAWQEFDTHEIEMAVPLSPQELLKKKYAIFKHQSQKDRAVFPGDDSREFWERAEDRNRETAKAYDDLGLAEYEAMEAFVRWKF is encoded by the coding sequence ATGGCAAGATTAAATCTTTTGGAAGAAACACGTTTCGAAAAACTCCCTGTTTCAGTATTTGACAATCCCAAGACAGCATCTCTAAACGTTGCACAGCGCATCGCTAATCTCATCAGAGAAAAACAAGAAAAGAAACAAAAGGCAGTTCTTGGCCTCGCAACAGGAGCTACGCCAATAGCTGTTTATGCAGAACTTGTCCGCTTGCACAAAGAAGAAAATCTGAGTTTCAATAATGTGATAACTTTCAATCTGGATGAATACTACCCGATGCAGCCTGATGCAGCCCAGAGTTATGTGACTTTCATGAAAGAACATCTGTTTGATCATATTGATATTCCAAAAGAGAACATCAACATTCCGGACGGGACCTTAAGTCTTGAAGCTATTCCTGCTTTCTGTCTGGATTACGAACGCAAAATAGGTGAACATGGAGGTCTGGATATTCAAATTCTCGGAATCGGACGTACCGGTCACATCGGGTTTAATGAACCGGGGTCAGCACCAAACTCAGGTACCCGTCTGGTAACCCTTGATGACCTGACCAGAAGAGATGCTGCCAGAGACTTCGGAGGAAAATCTTTTGTTCCTGCAAAAGCAATTACAATGGGTATCGGGACTATTTTCAAGGCCCGCGAAATCATATTAATGGCATGGAACCAGAAGAAAGCTTCTATTATAAAAAAAGCAGTCGAAGGAGAAATTTCAAGTGAAGTACCTGCTACTTACTTACAGCTTTCTGATCATGTGGAATTTATTCTGGATAAGGATGCAGCCTCTTTATTAACCCGTTTTGATACACCATGGCTTGTTAAAGATTGTGTATGGGAAGACAAATTAATCAGAAAAGCGGTAATATGGCTGGCCAACACACTAAAAAAACCAATATTAAAACTTACTGAGGATGATTATAATAATCACGGTATGGCGCAGTTAGCCATTGAAAGAGGGCCAGTTTATAACATCAATATCCATATATTCAACAAATTACAACATACTATAACGGGATGGCCCGGAGGCAAACCCAATGCAGACGACTCTCAGCGTCCGGAAAGAGCAGAGCCTGCTAAAAAAAGAGTGGTAATTTTTTCTCCGCACCCGGATGATGATGTAATCTCTATGGGTGGTACTTTTATCCGCCTGGTAGATCAGGAACATGATGTTCATGTAGCTTATCAGACTTCCGGAAACACTGCCGTTTGGGATGATGACGCTTTGAGGTTTGTGGAATTCAGTATTGATTTTGCAGAAAAAATGGGACTTGATCAAAAAGAGCTTGAAAATATCTACCAGAATATGCGCTCTTTTATTGCAAAAAAACTACCTAACCAGGTAGATACACCAGAAATTCAATCTGTAAAAGGACTGATCAGAAAAGGTGAAGCTATAGCAGGAGCACGTTATTGTGGCCTTGAAGATGATCATATTCATTTCATGGCATTACCATTCTACGAAACCGGGAAAAACAAGAAAAATCCGGTAACCGACCTGGATATAGAACTGACTATAGAGCTACTTCAAAAAGTTAAACCTGAGCAGATATTCGCGGCCGGAGATTTTGAAGATCCGCATGGTACTCACATCGTTTGTTTTCATATAATTCTGGAGGCGATGAACCGTCTGAGAAAAACGGAAGAATGGGCAAAAGACTGCTGGCTATGGCTTTATCGTGGGGCATGGCAGGAATTCGATACGCATGAGATTGAAATGGCTGTTCCATTAAGCCCGCAGGAGTTACTAAAAAAGAAATATGCCATTTTCAAACATCAGTCACAAAAAGACAGAGCAGTATTCCCGGGTGATGATTCAAGAGAATTCTGGGAACGTGCTGAGGACAGAAACAGAGAAACAGCGAAAGCCTACGATGATCTTGGATTAGCAGAATATGAAGCGATGGAAGCTTTTGTTCGCTGGAAATTCTAA